Proteins encoded together in one Calditrichota bacterium window:
- a CDS encoding sodium:proton antiporter, giving the protein MLSAGGHGDPPSLLWSIPFALILLQIAVWPLINPHIWEKFYGWLTVPLGALVAAYYFFGRGAAEQLGHVGHEYAAFIALIGSLYVVSGGILVAMTGRLTPHQNLYLLGIGAVLANFVGTTGASMILIRPFMRGNAWRFKKYHIAFFIFIVSNCGGALTPIGDPPLFLGYLRGVPFFWVFEALWYKWMIGVVILLVMFYFIDRREFIHHSKQEQEAAELVDHFRVRGLINIPFLAIIIGAAFVQEPMFLREAIMLAAAAGSYFLTKQEIHERNNFNWHPVKEVALLFLGIFAAMVPALDWLSHNAGSLGIESATQFYWLTGSLSSVLDNAPTYLNFLTTAMGLHGEDVNSKIAVMEFATQHADLLRTISIAAVFFGAMTYIGNGPNFMVKSIVEHEKLPTPSFIEYIYKYSIPILAPVLIVTWFLVI; this is encoded by the coding sequence ATCCACACATTTGGGAGAAATTCTACGGGTGGTTGACTGTGCCTCTGGGTGCGTTGGTCGCGGCCTATTATTTCTTCGGGAGAGGCGCAGCCGAACAGCTCGGACATGTTGGGCACGAATACGCAGCGTTCATCGCGCTGATTGGCTCGCTCTACGTTGTGTCGGGCGGGATATTGGTGGCGATGACCGGCCGGTTGACGCCGCACCAGAATCTCTACCTATTGGGGATCGGCGCGGTGTTGGCGAATTTTGTTGGCACGACCGGCGCGTCAATGATTTTGATTCGGCCGTTTATGCGCGGCAACGCGTGGCGGTTCAAAAAGTACCATATTGCTTTCTTTATTTTCATCGTCTCCAATTGCGGCGGCGCACTGACTCCGATCGGCGACCCTCCGTTGTTCTTGGGATATTTGCGCGGCGTGCCGTTTTTCTGGGTATTTGAGGCGCTCTGGTACAAGTGGATGATCGGTGTCGTCATATTGCTGGTCATGTTTTACTTCATTGACCGCCGCGAGTTCATTCATCACTCCAAGCAAGAGCAGGAAGCGGCGGAACTGGTCGACCACTTTAGAGTGCGCGGCCTGATAAATATTCCGTTTCTCGCGATCATCATCGGGGCGGCATTTGTGCAAGAGCCGATGTTCTTGCGTGAAGCAATCATGCTCGCCGCCGCGGCGGGATCCTATTTCCTGACGAAACAGGAAATCCACGAACGCAACAATTTTAACTGGCATCCGGTAAAAGAAGTCGCGCTGTTGTTTCTCGGTATATTCGCGGCAATGGTTCCGGCGCTCGACTGGCTTTCTCACAATGCCGGCAGCTTGGGCATAGAATCGGCGACTCAGTTTTATTGGCTGACGGGAAGCCTTTCTTCCGTGCTCGATAACGCTCCAACATATTTGAACTTCCTGACCACGGCCATGGGACTTCACGGCGAAGACGTGAACTCAAAGATCGCGGTGATGGAATTTGCCACTCAGCATGCCGATCTCTTGCGCACAATTTCGATTGCCGCGGTGTTCTTCGGAGCGATGACCTACATCGGCAACGGTCCGAATTTTATGGTCAAGTCGATTGTCGAACATGAGAAACTACCCACGCCGTCGTTTATTGAGTACATTTACAAATACTCAATCCCGATTCTTGCTCCCGTGCTGATTGTAACGTGGTTTCTCGTTATCTAA